The Corynebacterium camporealensis genome contains a region encoding:
- a CDS encoding NYN domain-containing protein, giving the protein MLERTLVFVDTSYLLASFYNSYETGARAQLEIDLPEVVNTLSSMIEAQLGNGIHRQYWYDGIPDTGPHRYQRALRTCDGVQLRTGQLIEWGERRTQKAVDTRLVADMVVSAMKQQVTDFVLVSGDADMIPGVQEAVTNGVRVHLYGFGWDSMSSALRHACDTTTILDPREDFSDAMELQVLEGPLPPVVREQTVGDSEESSEGENAESAEGQAEQPVPAETEAAPAGDSPRKDTTATEDCEEPSEVEAAFASSPKPGPPPTPKPAPATESQKSTPTPGDAAAKKPGSSEGKQAPKPSMMAPRRKLRSKYVPLPEEVWTTAGFQSPFDVGRQYASWWFENAANSEQRDQAHMLSGGGLPPEIDRPLLQFACETLHEYTLTETQRVNLRDGFHSGIRGVLININRES; this is encoded by the coding sequence ATGCTTGAACGCACACTTGTCTTTGTCGACACCTCATATTTGTTGGCAAGCTTTTATAACTCATACGAAACTGGAGCGCGCGCTCAGCTAGAAATTGACCTTCCGGAGGTAGTTAACACCCTCAGCTCCATGATTGAGGCCCAGCTGGGCAATGGCATTCACCGCCAATACTGGTATGACGGCATCCCCGATACCGGTCCGCACCGTTACCAGCGTGCACTGCGCACGTGTGACGGTGTGCAACTGCGTACAGGCCAGCTCATTGAGTGGGGTGAGCGCCGTACCCAAAAGGCAGTGGACACCCGCCTCGTTGCAGACATGGTGGTCTCCGCCATGAAGCAGCAAGTCACAGACTTCGTGCTGGTTAGCGGCGATGCCGACATGATCCCGGGCGTGCAAGAAGCCGTCACCAACGGCGTGCGCGTCCACCTCTATGGTTTTGGCTGGGATTCGATGTCATCTGCCCTGCGCCATGCCTGCGATACCACCACCATCCTGGATCCACGTGAGGACTTCTCCGATGCGATGGAGCTGCAGGTCCTCGAAGGCCCGCTGCCACCAGTGGTCCGCGAGCAAACCGTGGGAGATTCTGAAGAGTCTTCGGAGGGAGAGAACGCCGAATCTGCAGAAGGCCAGGCAGAACAGCCTGTACCGGCAGAGACCGAGGCCGCACCGGCGGGCGACTCTCCGCGCAAGGACACCACCGCCACCGAAGATTGCGAAGAGCCTTCCGAGGTCGAGGCAGCCTTTGCGTCCTCCCCGAAGCCAGGACCGCCACCGACGCCGAAGCCTGCACCGGCCACAGAATCCCAGAAGTCGACGCCGACGCCTGGCGATGCCGCTGCGAAGAAGCCTGGCTCCTCTGAGGGCAAGCAGGCTCCGAAGCCGTCGATGATGGCGCCGCGTCGTAAGCTGCGCTCGAAGTATGTACCACTGCCGGAAGAGGTCTGGACGACTGCTGGTTTCCAGTCGCCTTTCGACGTCGGCAGGCAATACGCCTCCTGGTGGTTTGAAAATGCCGCCAATTCAGAGCAGCGCGACCAAGCGCACATGCTCTCCGGTGGCGGACTTCCCCCGGAAATTGACCGTCCGCTGCTGCAGTTCGCGTGTGAGACTCTGCACGAGTACACACTGACCGAAACTCAGCGCGTGAATCTGCGCGACGGTTTCCACTCCGGAATTCGCGGCGTGTTAATCAACATCAACCGCGAATCCTAA
- the trxA gene encoding thioredoxin, with protein sequence MATIDVTEDTFEETVTGEGITLVDAWADWCGPCKRFAPVFEKASEEHTDATFAKLDTEANQGLAAALEIQSIPTLMVFRDGILVFREAGALPPAALEDLIKQVKDLDMDEVRRQVDEQNAQG encoded by the coding sequence ATGGCAACGATTGACGTTACGGAAGATACCTTCGAAGAAACCGTTACCGGTGAGGGCATTACCCTGGTTGATGCATGGGCTGACTGGTGCGGTCCCTGCAAGCGCTTCGCCCCGGTCTTTGAGAAGGCTTCCGAGGAGCACACCGATGCTACCTTCGCGAAGCTGGATACTGAGGCTAACCAGGGCCTGGCTGCGGCACTGGAAATCCAGTCCATCCCAACCCTGATGGTCTTCCGCGATGGCATCCTCGTCTTCCGCGAGGCTGGCGCCCTGCCACCGGCTGCCCTGGAGGATCTCATCAAGCAGGTCAAGGATCTGGACATGGATGAGGTTCGCCGTCAAGTCGACGAGCAGAACGCACAGGGCTAA
- a CDS encoding heavy metal translocating P-type ATPase has translation MTTPVHLDLGIAGMTCTSCSSRVERKLNKVDGVTASVNYATESASIEYSPESTTPQELMDVVSKAGYEAFSLEPEQPDDTDSATDPVDAAREEEQQDLLHRTIVAAVISTPIMALSMIPAWQFEYWQWACAILATIVYIFGGAPFHKATWANIKHGSFTMDTLITMGTSAAYFWSLYALFFGNAGQPGMQMHMTFTAHHAKMDHIYFESVGMVITFLLLGRWFEVKAKGQSSEALRNLLNMGAKDASVLVDGTEKRIPISQVQEGDVFIVRPGEKIATDGVVLSGASAVDESMLTGESLPVEVSEGDTVTGATINSSGKLEVRATRVGSDTVLSQMAELVTQAQVGKAPVQKLVDRIAQVFVPVVIGIAILTLVIQLFFGGVAPAFLAAVSVLIIACPCAMGLATPTAILVGTGRGAQLGLLIKGPEILESTRRIDTVVLDKTGTVTTGEMSVANVHGDVLELAAAVEASSAHPIAQAIQNACAVEPASDFRSIDGQGVEGTVNGKRVRVGRAAGDLGEFTTAFEESEAAGGTPVCVYVDEELAGIIEVRDTVKDTAADAIAELRELGLTPHLLTGDNAGAAQAVAEEVGIDPANVTAGVMPEDKVDVVKRLQAQGNNVAMVGDGVNDAAALAQADLGLAMGAGTDVAIEASDITLMHSDLRSAADAIRLSRRTLRTIKGNLFWAFAYNVVLIPVAAVGLLNPLFAGLAMAFSSVFVVSNSLLLRRFNVERD, from the coding sequence ATGACTACTCCCGTGCATCTCGACCTCGGCATCGCGGGAATGACCTGTACGTCCTGTTCCTCCCGCGTCGAGCGCAAGCTCAACAAGGTCGATGGCGTTACCGCCAGCGTGAACTACGCCACCGAGTCCGCTTCCATTGAGTACTCCCCGGAGTCGACTACTCCGCAAGAGCTCATGGATGTCGTCTCCAAGGCAGGTTACGAGGCCTTTTCTTTAGAGCCAGAGCAGCCTGACGATACTGACTCGGCCACCGACCCCGTCGATGCTGCCCGCGAGGAAGAACAGCAGGACTTACTGCACCGCACCATCGTCGCGGCAGTCATTTCCACGCCGATCATGGCGCTGTCGATGATTCCAGCCTGGCAGTTTGAGTACTGGCAGTGGGCCTGTGCCATTTTGGCCACCATCGTCTACATCTTCGGCGGTGCGCCCTTCCACAAGGCGACCTGGGCGAATATCAAGCATGGTTCTTTTACCATGGACACGCTCATCACGATGGGCACCTCGGCCGCCTACTTCTGGTCGCTTTATGCGCTCTTCTTCGGCAATGCTGGCCAGCCGGGCATGCAGATGCACATGACTTTCACCGCCCACCATGCGAAGATGGACCACATCTACTTCGAGTCTGTCGGCATGGTGATTACATTCCTGCTGTTGGGCCGCTGGTTTGAGGTTAAAGCCAAAGGCCAGTCCTCGGAAGCGTTGCGCAATCTGCTCAACATGGGTGCCAAGGATGCCTCAGTGCTTGTCGATGGCACCGAGAAACGCATCCCCATCTCGCAGGTCCAGGAGGGTGATGTCTTCATCGTCCGCCCGGGCGAGAAAATTGCTACCGATGGCGTGGTGCTCAGCGGCGCATCAGCTGTCGATGAGTCCATGCTCACCGGCGAATCCCTCCCCGTCGAGGTCAGCGAGGGCGACACCGTTACCGGCGCGACCATCAATTCGTCTGGCAAGCTAGAAGTCCGCGCCACCCGCGTGGGCAGCGACACTGTGCTCAGCCAGATGGCTGAGCTGGTCACCCAAGCCCAAGTCGGCAAGGCACCAGTACAAAAGCTCGTCGACCGCATCGCGCAGGTCTTCGTGCCTGTCGTCATCGGCATTGCAATACTCACGCTGGTCATCCAGCTCTTCTTTGGCGGCGTGGCCCCGGCCTTCCTCGCGGCAGTCTCCGTGCTGATTATCGCCTGCCCCTGCGCAATGGGCTTAGCGACGCCGACCGCCATCCTGGTCGGCACCGGCCGCGGCGCTCAACTGGGCCTGCTCATCAAGGGACCAGAAATCCTGGAGTCCACCCGCCGCATCGATACTGTCGTGCTCGATAAGACCGGCACCGTCACCACCGGTGAGATGTCCGTGGCCAACGTGCACGGCGATGTCCTCGAGCTCGCCGCCGCTGTCGAGGCCAGCTCCGCCCACCCAATCGCACAGGCCATCCAGAACGCCTGCGCGGTGGAACCTGCCAGCGACTTCCGCTCCATCGATGGCCAGGGTGTTGAAGGCACCGTCAACGGCAAGCGCGTACGCGTCGGTCGCGCCGCGGGTGATCTCGGCGAATTCACCACGGCGTTTGAGGAATCCGAAGCCGCCGGTGGCACCCCAGTCTGCGTGTACGTCGACGAAGAGCTCGCCGGCATCATCGAGGTCCGCGATACCGTCAAAGACACCGCCGCCGATGCCATTGCTGAGCTGCGCGAGCTGGGCCTGACCCCACACCTGCTTACCGGTGATAACGCTGGTGCCGCTCAAGCCGTAGCCGAAGAAGTCGGCATCGACCCTGCCAACGTCACGGCGGGAGTGATGCCGGAGGACAAGGTGGACGTCGTCAAGCGTCTGCAAGCGCAAGGCAACAACGTGGCCATGGTGGGCGATGGTGTTAACGATGCTGCTGCCCTGGCCCAAGCCGACCTGGGCTTAGCGATGGGTGCTGGCACCGACGTGGCCATTGAAGCCTCCGATATCACCTTGATGCACAGCGACCTCCGCTCTGCTGCCGATGCCATTCGCCTGTCGCGGCGGACCCTGCGCACCATCAAGGGCAACCTCTTCTGGGCCTTTGCCTACAACGTTGTGCTTATCCCTGTCGCAGCCGTCGGATTACTAAATCCCCTCTTTGCGGGGCTAGCAATGGCATTCAGTTCAGTGTTTGTTGTATCTAATTCGCTACTTTTGCGGAGGTTTAACGTCGAGCGGGATTAA
- a CDS encoding PspA/IM30 family protein, producing MANPFSKGWKYMMSSFDQKIDENADPKVQIKQAVDAAKKQHQQITEQAAEIIGNKKQLQIRLDRLVKSQEDYQNQTRRALELAEQSDDPQKASEYNQAAEVVASQLVAVEQELEDTKQQYAAAEQAAEQAQAQQKESEARLKEQLAQVSQLEAQADQAAMQEQNAKAMDSMNELKPDDSVPTLDSVRAKIEQRYTTSLGQQEIHQASGGDRIQEISAAGNDMKATARLDAIRSEMQQSKQLESGADSIENDAVQDALNEVKNDTNDEK from the coding sequence ATGGCTAATCCGTTTAGCAAGGGCTGGAAGTACATGATGAGCTCTTTCGATCAAAAGATCGACGAAAACGCTGATCCGAAGGTGCAGATTAAACAAGCAGTCGATGCTGCTAAGAAGCAGCACCAGCAGATTACGGAGCAGGCTGCAGAGATTATCGGCAACAAGAAGCAGCTGCAGATTCGCCTGGACCGCCTGGTGAAGTCCCAGGAGGATTACCAGAACCAGACGCGCCGGGCTCTCGAGCTGGCGGAGCAGTCTGATGACCCGCAGAAGGCGTCCGAGTACAACCAGGCTGCCGAGGTAGTGGCATCCCAGCTGGTTGCCGTGGAGCAGGAGCTGGAAGATACCAAGCAGCAGTACGCTGCCGCTGAGCAGGCTGCCGAGCAGGCACAGGCCCAGCAGAAGGAATCCGAGGCTCGTCTCAAGGAGCAGCTTGCTCAGGTCAGCCAGCTCGAAGCACAGGCCGACCAAGCCGCCATGCAGGAGCAGAACGCCAAGGCCATGGACTCGATGAACGAGCTCAAGCCGGATGATTCCGTGCCGACCCTGGATTCGGTGCGCGCCAAGATTGAGCAGCGCTACACCACCTCTCTCGGCCAGCAGGAAATCCATCAGGCCTCGGGTGGCGACCGCATTCAGGAGATCTCTGCTGCCGGCAACGACATGAAGGCCACCGCGCGCCTCGATGCCATTCGCTCGGAGATGCAGCAGAGCAAGCAGCTGGAGTCTGGCGCTGACTCGATTGAGAACGACGCCGTGCAAGACGCCCTCAACGAGGTCAAAAACGACACAAACGACGAGAAGTAA
- a CDS encoding GntR family transcriptional regulator — translation MDNSTQPLFRQIAALIEDSIVDGTLAEGDRAPSTNELAAFHSINPATARKGLTLLVELEILDKRRGIGMFVAEGAAAKIRERRRGDFAAEYVAPLIDEAVRLSYSREQLHDLINRVAESRGLYE, via the coding sequence ATGGACAACTCCACGCAGCCACTTTTTCGGCAGATCGCGGCCCTGATTGAGGACTCCATCGTCGATGGAACCCTCGCTGAGGGCGACCGCGCGCCGTCGACGAATGAGCTGGCTGCTTTCCACAGCATCAACCCGGCCACCGCCCGCAAAGGACTCACCTTGCTGGTGGAGCTAGAAATCCTGGATAAGCGACGTGGCATCGGCATGTTTGTTGCCGAGGGGGCCGCCGCGAAGATTCGTGAGCGCCGCCGCGGCGACTTTGCCGCCGAGTACGTCGCACCGCTTATCGATGAAGCCGTCCGCCTGAGCTATTCCCGCGAACAGCTCCACGACCTCATCAACCGAGTAGCCGAAAGCCGAGGACTCTACGAATGA
- a CDS encoding ATP-binding cassette domain-containing protein — protein MIHAQNLEMLRTPALSFTLNDGLVHGLVGPNGIGKTTLLRMIAGQHDSTGLEVYGEQPFDNSQVMDRTILMGIDNPLPEGWNMKKLFQLGKSRWKTWNDQRADELIERFGLPMTNYSGLSRGQKSAAGIIMAVASGCELMLLDEPYLGLDHQRRQVFFDVLREERGRTIVISTHHLAEVSDYLDTVLQLGENPMFHTVDDLLDAVVEIAGTEDKLTLFLRDLSLPVLHRDSSALGDKALVDARSTDITELFERVNAAGLRTANVGLEQAVEALGGEWR, from the coding sequence ATGATTCACGCTCAGAACTTAGAGATGCTGCGCACTCCTGCCTTGAGCTTCACGCTTAACGATGGCCTCGTCCACGGCCTGGTCGGACCCAACGGCATTGGCAAGACCACGCTGCTGCGCATGATTGCCGGCCAGCACGACTCGACTGGGCTGGAAGTATACGGCGAGCAGCCCTTCGACAATTCGCAGGTCATGGACCGCACCATCCTCATGGGCATCGACAACCCACTCCCCGAAGGCTGGAATATGAAAAAGCTCTTCCAACTAGGTAAGTCCCGTTGGAAGACCTGGAACGACCAGCGCGCCGACGAGCTCATTGAGCGTTTCGGGCTGCCCATGACCAATTACAGTGGCCTGTCCCGCGGTCAGAAATCTGCCGCCGGCATCATCATGGCTGTGGCCTCAGGTTGCGAGCTCATGCTTCTCGATGAGCCTTACCTCGGCCTCGACCACCAACGCCGCCAGGTCTTCTTCGACGTACTCCGCGAGGAGCGCGGCCGCACCATCGTCATCTCCACCCATCATCTCGCCGAGGTCTCCGACTACCTCGACACCGTGCTGCAGCTAGGCGAAAACCCAATGTTCCACACCGTCGACGACCTCCTGGACGCCGTCGTCGAAATCGCCGGCACTGAGGATAAACTCACGCTCTTCCTCCGCGACCTCAGCCTTCCAGTCCTGCACCGGGACAGCAGCGCCTTGGGCGACAAAGCACTTGTCGATGCCCGCAGCACCGACATCACCGAACTCTTCGAGCGCGTCAACGCCGCTGGCCTGCGCACCGCCAACGTCGGTCTGGAACAAGCAGTGGAAGCGCTAGGTGGTGAGTGGCGTTGA
- a CDS encoding heavy-metal-associated domain-containing protein, translated as MATHTYQVEGMTCGHCELSVQEEISEIEGVATVHADHKTGEVTVEGEGFNDDQIAAAVDEAGYELR; from the coding sequence ATGGCTACCCATACCTACCAGGTTGAAGGCATGACCTGCGGACACTGCGAGCTGTCCGTCCAGGAAGAAATCTCCGAAATCGAAGGCGTCGCCACCGTGCACGCTGACCACAAGACCGGCGAAGTCACCGTCGAAGGCGAAGGCTTTAACGACGATCAGATCGCTGCCGCCGTGGACGAAGCAGGCTACGAGCTGCGCTAA